From Camelina sativa cultivar DH55 chromosome 7, Cs, whole genome shotgun sequence, one genomic window encodes:
- the LOC104713666 gene encoding bifunctional aspartate aminotransferase and glutamate/aspartate-prephenate aminotransferase isoform X1, translated as MASQSSAAVISAASAVAARGESHPDSKKPIGSVRFQPLRLSFSSYSKSGNTSSRICAVTKPNDAETLSSSSVDMSLSPRVQSLKPSKTMAITDLAATLAQSGVPIIRLAAGEPDFDTPKVVAEAGINAIREGFTRYSLNAGITELREAICRKLKEENGLSYAPDQILVSNGAKQSILQAVLAVCSPGDEVIIPAPYWVSYTEQARLADATPVIIPTKISDNFLLDPKDLESKLTEKSRLLILCSPSNPTGSVYPKSLLEEIARIIAKHPRLMVISDEIYEHIIYAPATHTSFASLPDMYERTMTINGFSKAFAMTGWRLGYLAGPKHIVAACSKLQGQVTSGASSISQKAGVAALGLGKAGGETVAEMVKAYRERRDFLVKSLGAIEGVKISEPQGAFYLFIDFSAYYGSKAEGFGLISDSSSLALYFLDKFQVAMVPGDAFGDDSCIRISYATSLDVLRAAVEKITKALKPLRATISV; from the exons ATGGCTTCTCAAAGCTCAGCCGCCGTCATTTCCGCCGCTTCCGCCGTCGCTGCTAGAGGTGAATCACACCCAGATTCAAAGAAGCCAATCGGGTCAGTTCGGTTCCAACCCCTTCGTCTCTCCTTCTCGTC GTACTCTAAGTCAGGGAATACGTCATCTAGAATCTGTGCTGTGACCAAACCAAATGATGCAGAGACtctgtcatcatcatcagtagaTATGTCACTTAGCCCGCGAGTTCAATCCTTAAAACCTTCCAAGACTATGGCTATCACCGATCTTGCAGCCACTCTTGCTCAATCTGGTGTTCCCATTATCAGACTAGCTGCAGGAGAACCTGATTTCGATACTCCCAAAGTCGTAGCTGAG GCTGGGATCAACGCGATTCGAGAAGGTTTCACTAGGTATTCGTTAAATGCAGGTATTACAGAACTCAGAGAAGCGATATGTCGCAAGTTAAAAG aGGAGAATGGATTGTCTTATGCGCCGGATCAGATATTGGTTAGCAATGGAGCTAAACAAAGTATCTTACAAGCAGTGCTTGCAGTTTGTTCTCCTGGTGATGAA GTTATAATTCCTGCACCGTACTGGGTGAGTTACACAGAACAGGCGAGATTGGCTGATGCAACACCTGTGATTATTCCTACCAAGATTTCTGATAATTTCTTATTGGATCCAAAGGATCTTGAGTCTAAATTAACCGAAAAATCTAGACTTCTTATTCTCTGTTCTCCTTCCAACCCTACTGGATCTGTTTACCCCAAGAGTTTGCTTGAAGAGATTGCACGGATCATTGCTAAGCATCCAAGGCTTATG GTGATTTCGGATGAGATCTATGAACACATTATTTATGCGCCAGCAACGCACACAAGCTTTGCTTCTTTACCAGACATGTATGAAAGAACTATGACAATAAACGGTTTCTCAAAG GCTTTCGCAATGACGGGTTGGAGGCTTGGATATCTTGCTGGTCCTAAACATATAGTAGCAGCTTGCAGTAAATTACAAGGCCAG gTTACTTCAGGAGCTAGTAGCATTTCTCAGAAAGCAGGTGTTGCCGCACTTGGGTTAGGCAAAGCTGGAGGAGAAACAGTTGCAGAGATGGTTAAAGCGTATAGAGAAAGACGAGATTTCTTGGTTAAAAGCTTAGGTGCTATCGAAGGTGTTAAGATCTCTGAACCTCAG GGGGCTTTTTATCTCTTTATTGACTTCAGTGCTTACTATGGATCAAAAGCTGAAGGTTTTGGTTTGATCAGTGACTCGTCGTCTCTTGCATTATACTTTCTTGATAAGTTTCAG GTTGCAATGGTTCCTGGTGATGCTTTTGGAGATGATAGTTGCATTCGAATATCCTATGCCACATCTCTCGACGTTCTACGAGCCGCTGTTGAGAAGATCACGAAAGCCCTTAAGCCACTCCGTGCCACTATTTCCGTGTAA
- the LOC104704967 gene encoding putative FBD-associated F-box protein At5g53640 produces MVPATMFLGMQMMKRVMVQLPKLLRFRLDELFVSLKLVLYSRRKGMKEDRISQLPDDLICQILSHLPTKDAVRTSVLSTRWTNLWLWLPRLELSFVGIRNRTPLSFANRFFDSNRVSCIDKLELIVTDVYSDIVDGASYLTSWIDAAVKRRIQHLDVKCHAMHLHNNEFPNEAAFEALVSCCSVLEELEITGTGDLPNVHRVQSQSLKRLTIIRLPTIEFDYVPELAIDVV; encoded by the exons ATGGTGCCAGCGACTATGTTTCTTGGCATGCAGATGATGAAAAGAGTTATGGTCCAACTCCCGAAATTGCTTCGGTTTCGTTTGGATGAATTGTTTGTTTCTCTGAAACTTGTGTTATACAGTAGAAGAAAGGGTATGAAGGAAGATAGAATAAGCCAATTACCAGATGATTTGATCTGTCAGATACTTTCTCATCTTCCCACTAAGGATGCTGTTAGGACAAGTGTGTTGTCCACCAGATGGACaaatctctggctttggcttCCTCGTTTGGAATTGTCATTTGTGGGAATCAGAAACCGCACTCCCTTGAGTTTCGCTAACAGGTTTTTCGATTCCAATAGGGTTTCATGCATAGACAAGCTAGAGTTAATTGTTACCGATGTATATTCAGACATAGTAGACGGTGCCTCTTATCTTACGTCATGGATTGATGCTGCAGTTAAGCGTAGGATCCAACATCTAGATGTCAAGTGccat GCTATGCATTTACACAACAATGAGTTTCCTAATGAAGCCGCTTTCGAGGCACTTGTCTCATGTTGTTCTGTCTTAGAAGAGTTAGAGATTACCGGAACTGGGGATCTTCCAAACGTACATAGGGTGCAATCTCAGTCACTGAAGCGGCTCACTATCATACGATTACCTACTATAGAGTTTGATTATGTTCCTGAACTTGCCATTGATGTGGTTTGA
- the LOC104713666 gene encoding bifunctional aspartate aminotransferase and glutamate/aspartate-prephenate aminotransferase isoform X2: protein MASQSSAAVISAASAVAARGESHPDSKKPIGYSKSGNTSSRICAVTKPNDAETLSSSSVDMSLSPRVQSLKPSKTMAITDLAATLAQSGVPIIRLAAGEPDFDTPKVVAEAGINAIREGFTRYSLNAGITELREAICRKLKEENGLSYAPDQILVSNGAKQSILQAVLAVCSPGDEVIIPAPYWVSYTEQARLADATPVIIPTKISDNFLLDPKDLESKLTEKSRLLILCSPSNPTGSVYPKSLLEEIARIIAKHPRLMVISDEIYEHIIYAPATHTSFASLPDMYERTMTINGFSKAFAMTGWRLGYLAGPKHIVAACSKLQGQVTSGASSISQKAGVAALGLGKAGGETVAEMVKAYRERRDFLVKSLGAIEGVKISEPQGAFYLFIDFSAYYGSKAEGFGLISDSSSLALYFLDKFQVAMVPGDAFGDDSCIRISYATSLDVLRAAVEKITKALKPLRATISV from the exons ATGGCTTCTCAAAGCTCAGCCGCCGTCATTTCCGCCGCTTCCGCCGTCGCTGCTAGAGGTGAATCACACCCAGATTCAAAGAAGCCAATCGG GTACTCTAAGTCAGGGAATACGTCATCTAGAATCTGTGCTGTGACCAAACCAAATGATGCAGAGACtctgtcatcatcatcagtagaTATGTCACTTAGCCCGCGAGTTCAATCCTTAAAACCTTCCAAGACTATGGCTATCACCGATCTTGCAGCCACTCTTGCTCAATCTGGTGTTCCCATTATCAGACTAGCTGCAGGAGAACCTGATTTCGATACTCCCAAAGTCGTAGCTGAG GCTGGGATCAACGCGATTCGAGAAGGTTTCACTAGGTATTCGTTAAATGCAGGTATTACAGAACTCAGAGAAGCGATATGTCGCAAGTTAAAAG aGGAGAATGGATTGTCTTATGCGCCGGATCAGATATTGGTTAGCAATGGAGCTAAACAAAGTATCTTACAAGCAGTGCTTGCAGTTTGTTCTCCTGGTGATGAA GTTATAATTCCTGCACCGTACTGGGTGAGTTACACAGAACAGGCGAGATTGGCTGATGCAACACCTGTGATTATTCCTACCAAGATTTCTGATAATTTCTTATTGGATCCAAAGGATCTTGAGTCTAAATTAACCGAAAAATCTAGACTTCTTATTCTCTGTTCTCCTTCCAACCCTACTGGATCTGTTTACCCCAAGAGTTTGCTTGAAGAGATTGCACGGATCATTGCTAAGCATCCAAGGCTTATG GTGATTTCGGATGAGATCTATGAACACATTATTTATGCGCCAGCAACGCACACAAGCTTTGCTTCTTTACCAGACATGTATGAAAGAACTATGACAATAAACGGTTTCTCAAAG GCTTTCGCAATGACGGGTTGGAGGCTTGGATATCTTGCTGGTCCTAAACATATAGTAGCAGCTTGCAGTAAATTACAAGGCCAG gTTACTTCAGGAGCTAGTAGCATTTCTCAGAAAGCAGGTGTTGCCGCACTTGGGTTAGGCAAAGCTGGAGGAGAAACAGTTGCAGAGATGGTTAAAGCGTATAGAGAAAGACGAGATTTCTTGGTTAAAAGCTTAGGTGCTATCGAAGGTGTTAAGATCTCTGAACCTCAG GGGGCTTTTTATCTCTTTATTGACTTCAGTGCTTACTATGGATCAAAAGCTGAAGGTTTTGGTTTGATCAGTGACTCGTCGTCTCTTGCATTATACTTTCTTGATAAGTTTCAG GTTGCAATGGTTCCTGGTGATGCTTTTGGAGATGATAGTTGCATTCGAATATCCTATGCCACATCTCTCGACGTTCTACGAGCCGCTGTTGAGAAGATCACGAAAGCCCTTAAGCCACTCCGTGCCACTATTTCCGTGTAA
- the LOC104702766 gene encoding DNA oxidative demethylase ALKBH2-like isoform X1, with amino-acid sequence MEEDYVSTAANKPSDGTGKFLGGGQITANEEAESLNETNFNVSYRKNSSGHKLKEEVTCKDNSNYKTGLHHYHQDQRRMSLTSIVAVESPTSSSDAPIRRTIDLGHGSDLIYIQRFLPFQQSWTFCDYLDNHIPWTRPTIRVFGRSCLQPRDTCYVASSGLTALVYSGYQPNAYSWDEFPPLKEILDAIYKALPGSRFNSLLLNRYKGASDYVSWHADDEKIYGPTPEIASVSFGCERDFVLKKKKHEESSGENTTGDGGPALKRLKKSSRENHQQSLTLKHGSLLVMRGYTQRDWIHSVPKRAKAEGTRINLTFRLVL; translated from the exons ATGGAGGAGGATTACGTCTCAACCGCCGCTAACAAG CCGTCCGATGGAACCGGCAAGTTTCTTGGTGGCGGTCAAATCACGGCCAACGAGGAAGCTGAATCGCTTAATGAGACGAA TTTCAATGTTTCTTACAGGAAGAACTCTTCAGGGCACAAGCTTAAAGAAGAAGTGACTTGTAAAGATAATTCAAATTACAAGACAGGACTCCACCATTACCATCAAGATCAG CGGAGGATGAGTTTGACATCCATTGTGGCGGTGGAGTCTCCTACTTCATCTAGTGACGCTCCCATTAGGAGAACCATTGATCTTGGCCATGGAAGCGACCTCATATACATTCAGAGGTTTCTTCCCTTTCAACAATCTTGGACTTTCTGTGATTATCTCGACAACCATATCCCTTGGACCAGGCCCACCATTCGTGTCTTTGGCCGGTCTTGCCTTCAG CCGAGAGATACTTGTTATGTTGCAAGTAGCGGATTGACTGCGCTGGTGTACAGTGGATATCAACCTAATGCTTATTCGTGGGATGAGTTCCCACCTCTCAAGGAGATTCTGGATGCT ATTTACAAAGCGCTTCCTGGTAGCAGATTCAACAGCTTGCTGTTAAATAGGTACAAAGGTGCCAGTGACTATGTTTCTTGGCATGCAGATGATGAAAAGATTTATGGTCCAACTCCTGAAATTGCTTCAGTCTCGTTTGGATGCGAACGTGATTTTGtcttgaagaaaaagaaacacgaAGAATCTTCAGGAG AGAATACAACAGGGGACGGTGGACCGGCATTGAAGAGGTTGAAGAAAAGCAGCAGGGAGAATCATCAACAAAGTTTGACATTGAAGCATGGATCGTTGCTAGTGATGAGGGGATACACTCAAAGGGACTGGATTCATTCTGTGCCAAAGCGTGCAAAGGCAGAGGGCACTCGTATCAACCTCACCTTCAGGCTTGTTTTGTAA
- the LOC104702766 gene encoding DNA oxidative demethylase ALKBH2-like isoform X2: MEEDYVSTAANKPSDGTGKFLGGGQITANEEAESLNETNFNVSYRKNSSGHKLKEEVTCKDNSNYKTGLHHYHQDQRRMSLTSIVAVESPTSSSDAPIRRTIDLGHGSDLIYIQRFLPFQQSWTFCDYLDNHIPWTRPTIRVFGRSCLQPRDTCYVASSGLTALVYSGYQPNAYSWDEFPPLKEILDAIYKALPGSRFNSLLLNRYKGASDYVSWHADDEKIYGPTPEIASVSFGCERDFVLKKKKHEESSGGDGGPALKRLKKSSRENHQQSLTLKHGSLLVMRGYTQRDWIHSVPKRAKAEGTRINLTFRLVL; the protein is encoded by the exons ATGGAGGAGGATTACGTCTCAACCGCCGCTAACAAG CCGTCCGATGGAACCGGCAAGTTTCTTGGTGGCGGTCAAATCACGGCCAACGAGGAAGCTGAATCGCTTAATGAGACGAA TTTCAATGTTTCTTACAGGAAGAACTCTTCAGGGCACAAGCTTAAAGAAGAAGTGACTTGTAAAGATAATTCAAATTACAAGACAGGACTCCACCATTACCATCAAGATCAG CGGAGGATGAGTTTGACATCCATTGTGGCGGTGGAGTCTCCTACTTCATCTAGTGACGCTCCCATTAGGAGAACCATTGATCTTGGCCATGGAAGCGACCTCATATACATTCAGAGGTTTCTTCCCTTTCAACAATCTTGGACTTTCTGTGATTATCTCGACAACCATATCCCTTGGACCAGGCCCACCATTCGTGTCTTTGGCCGGTCTTGCCTTCAG CCGAGAGATACTTGTTATGTTGCAAGTAGCGGATTGACTGCGCTGGTGTACAGTGGATATCAACCTAATGCTTATTCGTGGGATGAGTTCCCACCTCTCAAGGAGATTCTGGATGCT ATTTACAAAGCGCTTCCTGGTAGCAGATTCAACAGCTTGCTGTTAAATAGGTACAAAGGTGCCAGTGACTATGTTTCTTGGCATGCAGATGATGAAAAGATTTATGGTCCAACTCCTGAAATTGCTTCAGTCTCGTTTGGATGCGAACGTGATTTTGtcttgaagaaaaagaaacacgaAGAATCTTCAGGAG GGGACGGTGGACCGGCATTGAAGAGGTTGAAGAAAAGCAGCAGGGAGAATCATCAACAAAGTTTGACATTGAAGCATGGATCGTTGCTAGTGATGAGGGGATACACTCAAAGGGACTGGATTCATTCTGTGCCAAAGCGTGCAAAGGCAGAGGGCACTCGTATCAACCTCACCTTCAGGCTTGTTTTGTAA
- the LOC104702765 gene encoding putative FBD-associated F-box protein At5g53635 — MDMTISADTFKVIHQYSKLEPLPQFGYMSRLCLDSLHASELKWLTTTFLESCPNLKSLVLAPWDYETDLRSEEMNQISLSSVPKCLLSSLESVHLKFSFLAEGYAVAFKLGKYFLENSVVLKKLNLHLLNHPRRDDIFEEFLRFPRGSTECEVVVVL; from the exons ATGGATATGACGATATCTGCAGACACTTTCAAG GTCATTCATCAGTACTCAAAATTAGAACCGCTGCCTCAATTTGGTTACATGTCACGCCTGTGCCTCGATAGTCTCCATGCATCCGAACTGAAATGGTTGACAACAACATTTCTTGAGAGTTGCCCAAATCTGAAATCTCTCGTTTTg GCACCATGGGATTATGAAACTGATCTGCGCTCTGAGGAGATGAATCAGATCAGTTTGTCATCTGTGCCCAAGTGTTTGCTATCATCTTTAGAATCTGTTCATTTAAAATTCTCATTCCTAGCCGAAGGATATGCTGTAGCATTTAAGCTAGGGAAGTACTTCCTAGAGAATTCGGTAGTCCTCAAGAAGCTCAATTTGCATTTGTTAAATCATCCAAGAAGAGATGACATCTTCGAGGAATTCCTCAGATTCCCTAGAGGCTCTACCGAATGTGAGGTCGTCGTTGTCCTTTGA
- the LOC104702766 gene encoding DNA oxidative demethylase ALKBH2-like isoform X3: MEEDYVSTAANKPSDGTGKFLGGGQITANEEAESLNETKKNSSGHKLKEEVTCKDNSNYKTGLHHYHQDQRRMSLTSIVAVESPTSSSDAPIRRTIDLGHGSDLIYIQRFLPFQQSWTFCDYLDNHIPWTRPTIRVFGRSCLQPRDTCYVASSGLTALVYSGYQPNAYSWDEFPPLKEILDAIYKALPGSRFNSLLLNRYKGASDYVSWHADDEKIYGPTPEIASVSFGCERDFVLKKKKHEESSGENTTGDGGPALKRLKKSSRENHQQSLTLKHGSLLVMRGYTQRDWIHSVPKRAKAEGTRINLTFRLVL, encoded by the exons ATGGAGGAGGATTACGTCTCAACCGCCGCTAACAAG CCGTCCGATGGAACCGGCAAGTTTCTTGGTGGCGGTCAAATCACGGCCAACGAGGAAGCTGAATCGCTTAATGAGACGAA GAAGAACTCTTCAGGGCACAAGCTTAAAGAAGAAGTGACTTGTAAAGATAATTCAAATTACAAGACAGGACTCCACCATTACCATCAAGATCAG CGGAGGATGAGTTTGACATCCATTGTGGCGGTGGAGTCTCCTACTTCATCTAGTGACGCTCCCATTAGGAGAACCATTGATCTTGGCCATGGAAGCGACCTCATATACATTCAGAGGTTTCTTCCCTTTCAACAATCTTGGACTTTCTGTGATTATCTCGACAACCATATCCCTTGGACCAGGCCCACCATTCGTGTCTTTGGCCGGTCTTGCCTTCAG CCGAGAGATACTTGTTATGTTGCAAGTAGCGGATTGACTGCGCTGGTGTACAGTGGATATCAACCTAATGCTTATTCGTGGGATGAGTTCCCACCTCTCAAGGAGATTCTGGATGCT ATTTACAAAGCGCTTCCTGGTAGCAGATTCAACAGCTTGCTGTTAAATAGGTACAAAGGTGCCAGTGACTATGTTTCTTGGCATGCAGATGATGAAAAGATTTATGGTCCAACTCCTGAAATTGCTTCAGTCTCGTTTGGATGCGAACGTGATTTTGtcttgaagaaaaagaaacacgaAGAATCTTCAGGAG AGAATACAACAGGGGACGGTGGACCGGCATTGAAGAGGTTGAAGAAAAGCAGCAGGGAGAATCATCAACAAAGTTTGACATTGAAGCATGGATCGTTGCTAGTGATGAGGGGATACACTCAAAGGGACTGGATTCATTCTGTGCCAAAGCGTGCAAAGGCAGAGGGCACTCGTATCAACCTCACCTTCAGGCTTGTTTTGTAA